One Helianthus annuus cultivar XRQ/B chromosome 7, HanXRQr2.0-SUNRISE, whole genome shotgun sequence genomic region harbors:
- the LOC110925619 gene encoding blue copper protein, with protein MATNKWGVIFVAATIAALATSVSAKLFTVGDEKGWTLNFDYQAWAKDKVFVVGDQLVFKYATGKHNVFRVNGTVFQQCIIPPTNEALTSGYDVITLATPGRKWYICGVGKHCEYGLKLFINVLPQSYPSPPPPPPPSVYPAPSGKVFVVGDDKGWTLDFDYQAWAMGKKFYVGDKLVFRYPKGIHNVFRVDGTSFQQCIIPAAYEALTSGYDVITLQTPGRKWYICGVGKHCQTGLKLFINVLPYPTYVPPPYHGTRKLAPPS; from the exons ATGGCTACTAACAAGTGGGGCGTCATCTTTGTCGCAGCAACAATAGCAGCTTTAGCTACTTCAGTTTCGGCCAAGTTGTTTACTGTTGGTGACGAGAAAGGTTGGACACTCAACTTCGATTATCAAGCTTGGGCCAAAGACAAGGTATTCGTTGTTGGAGATCAACTCG TTTTCAAATACGCTACTGGAAAACACAATGTCTTCAGAGTCAACGGAACTGTTTTCCAACAGTGCATCATTCCTCCTACAAATGAAGCTCTTACTAGTGGATATGACGTGATAACACTAGCAACTCCAGGAAGAAAATGGTACATATGTGGAGTTGGCAAGCACTGTGAGTATGGTTTGAAGCTTTTCATCAACGTGCTTCCACAATCATATCCTTCACCTCCCCCTCCACCTCCTCCATCGGTTTATCCAGCTCCTTCAGGCAAAGTGTTTGTGGTTGGAGATGATAAAGGCTGGACCCTGGACTTTGATTACCAAGCTTGGGCCATGGGAAAGAAATTCTATGTCGGAGATAAGCTTG TTTTCAGGTACCCAAAGGGAATACATAATGTATTTAGAGTAGATGGAACTTCATTCCAGCAATGTATCATTCCTGCTGCTTATGAAGCCCTCACCAGTGGATACGACGTGATCACTTTACAAACCCCGGGGAGGAAATGGTACATTTGTGGTGTTGGAAAACACTGCCAGACGGGGTTGAAGCTTTTCATCAATGTACTTCCCTATCCAACATATGTACCGCCTCCATACCATGGAACAAGAAAACTCGCACCACCTAGTTAA